Proteins found in one bacterium genomic segment:
- a CDS encoding L,D-transpeptidase produces the protein MDAQNSENEPRRLFEKNWFLLLNLFLALGLIGFTLIIELSAEPPFEAYQKARKAVSLARKNQANIYMADELVDAEYLLEQSKLAWQRENRRWRVNRNFYTARRLAAQCSSKASHAAARSIAKRDSLRELTQNGIREIKAQIEAFRPDFQSLPLDNRLRQKYVLSELNIMESEAAFKRQDYKKAAARYKTAADYISRAGNEATATITNYYANAPKWRQWVQETLRWSKENNDVAIVVDKIDHECYLYSGGEKIREFSIELGPNWIGHKLQRGDNATPEGCYRIRRKKANGQTKYYLAMEIDYPNDQDRARFYAAKARGEIAGNATIGGLIEIHGDGGKGANWTAGCVALSNRDMEKLFKLCKVGTPVTIVGSTKGTPVRTSPRSLSDNGAKNARSAE, from the coding sequence ATGGACGCACAAAATTCCGAAAACGAACCTCGCCGGCTTTTTGAGAAAAACTGGTTCTTGTTGCTCAATCTGTTCCTGGCTCTGGGGCTGATCGGCTTTACCCTGATCATCGAGCTATCGGCCGAACCTCCCTTTGAAGCTTACCAAAAGGCCCGCAAAGCGGTAAGCCTGGCGCGCAAAAATCAAGCGAACATCTACATGGCGGATGAGCTGGTCGATGCCGAGTATTTACTGGAACAAAGCAAACTCGCCTGGCAGCGCGAGAACCGCCGTTGGCGGGTGAATCGTAATTTTTACACCGCACGACGGCTGGCGGCGCAGTGCTCCAGCAAAGCGAGCCATGCGGCCGCGCGCAGCATCGCCAAGCGCGATTCTCTGCGCGAGTTGACTCAAAACGGCATCCGCGAGATCAAAGCGCAGATCGAAGCCTTTCGGCCCGATTTCCAATCCCTGCCGCTGGACAATCGGCTGCGTCAGAAATACGTGCTCAGCGAGCTCAATATCATGGAGAGCGAGGCGGCCTTTAAAAGGCAGGACTATAAAAAAGCAGCGGCCCGGTATAAAACCGCGGCGGATTATATCAGCCGGGCGGGCAACGAAGCCACGGCCACCATCACCAACTATTATGCCAATGCGCCCAAGTGGCGCCAATGGGTGCAAGAGACCCTACGTTGGTCCAAGGAAAACAACGACGTGGCTATTGTGGTCGACAAGATCGACCATGAATGCTATCTCTACTCCGGTGGCGAAAAAATACGTGAATTCAGCATCGAACTGGGTCCCAATTGGATCGGCCACAAACTGCAGCGCGGCGATAACGCCACGCCGGAGGGCTGCTATCGCATTCGCCGCAAGAAGGCTAACGGTCAGACAAAATATTACCTGGCCATGGAGATCGATTACCCCAATGATCAGGATCGCGCCCGTTTCTACGCCGCCAAGGCCCGCGGTGAAATCGCCGGCAACGCGACCATCGGCGGCCTGATCGAAATCCACGGCGACGGCGGCAAGGGCGCCAACTGGACCGCCGGCTGCGTAGCGCTGAGCAACCGTGATATGGAAAAGCTGTTCAAGCTCTGCAAGGTGGGCACCCCGGTCACCATCGTCGGCTCCACCAAAGGAACGCCGGTAAGAACCTCACCCCGTTCTCTTTCCGACAACGGAGCGAAAAACGCGAGGAGCGCCGAATAA
- a CDS encoding L,D-transpeptidase, whose protein sequence is MTAKTQTLALKETADFNPEESEKKIGLAVFLGLAVGAILAFFVFLYAPLLRDYIYWIVPETKSFFVDQQADAARFSKELERVEKRLAAAQKKLSALQPKDNYLIVDTSGNRIFLMKDGQVLHQGTCSTGKYVLLKVSKKKQYVFKTPRGVFRVQQKQKRPVWYKPDWAFIEEALPIPPRDHPDRFEAGVLGNYALALGDGYLIHGTLYKRFLGQPVTHGCVRLDDETLEIVYQGMQTNGKVYIY, encoded by the coding sequence ATGACCGCGAAAACCCAAACCTTAGCCCTCAAAGAAACCGCCGACTTTAATCCGGAGGAATCGGAAAAGAAAATCGGCCTGGCCGTTTTTCTCGGCCTCGCCGTGGGTGCGATTCTCGCTTTCTTTGTCTTTCTCTATGCCCCGCTGCTGCGCGATTATATCTATTGGATCGTGCCGGAAACCAAATCCTTTTTCGTGGACCAGCAGGCAGACGCCGCCCGCTTCAGCAAAGAACTTGAACGGGTGGAGAAACGGCTCGCCGCAGCCCAAAAAAAATTATCGGCTCTGCAGCCCAAGGACAATTATCTGATCGTCGATACCTCCGGCAATCGGATCTTTCTGATGAAGGACGGCCAGGTCCTGCATCAGGGCACCTGTTCCACCGGCAAATATGTGTTGCTCAAGGTCTCTAAAAAGAAACAGTATGTCTTCAAGACACCACGCGGGGTGTTCCGCGTCCAGCAGAAACAGAAACGTCCGGTCTGGTACAAACCGGATTGGGCTTTCATCGAGGAGGCGCTGCCCATTCCGCCGAGAGACCATCCGGACCGCTTCGAAGCCGGCGTGCTCGGCAACTATGCCCTGGCCCTTGGCGACGGCTATTTGATCCACGGAACCCTGTATAAACGTTTTCTCGGTCAACCGGTCACCCACGGCTGCGTCCGGCTGGATGACGAAACCCTGGAGATCGTGTATCAGGGAATGCAAACCAACGGCAAAGTGTACATCTATTAA